In Miscanthus floridulus cultivar M001 chromosome 5, ASM1932011v1, whole genome shotgun sequence, one genomic interval encodes:
- the LOC136451442 gene encoding uncharacterized protein encodes MASPLHSAELRTPDDSPRPTAALLSSSVAAPQSSSAPRLLLLLTVALVAATAFVLLRPPPALTVVTAVSAAARPLSKLPKPVVLLISSDGFRFGYQYKAPLPHIRRLFANGTSAAEGLIPVFPTLTFPNHYSIVTGLYPSSHGIINNYFPDPISGDYFNMQNHDPKFWLGEPLWATAANQGVLAATFFWPGSEVTKGSWNCPKKYCQHYNGSVPFEERVDTILGYFDLPSDQMPQFLTLYFEDPDHQGHQVGPDDPAITDAVVHIDEMLGRLIAGLEARGVFEDVNIILLGDHGMVRTCDTKLVFLEELAPWIKLKSDWVLSVTPLLAIRPPDGVAPAEVVAKMNEGLGSGKVENGKYLKMYLKEQLPTRLHYSESYRIPPIIGLVEEGYKIEMKRSKKNECGGAHGYDNAFFSMRTIFAAHGPRFQGGRTVPSFENVEIYNVMASILNLKPAPNNGSASFPGTILLPSK; translated from the coding sequence ATGGCGTCTCCGCTCCACTCCGCCGAGCTCCGGACCCCCGACGACTCGCCGCGGCCCACCGccgctctcctctcctcctccgtgGCCGCACCCCAGTCCTCGTCTGCCCCccgcctcctgctcctcctcaccGTGGCCCTTGTCGCCGCCACGGCCTTCGTCCTTCTCCGCCCGCCCCCTGCCCTCACCGTCGTGACCGCGGTCTCCGCCGCCGCGCGGCCGCTCTCCAAGCTCCCGAAGCCCGTGGTGTTGCTCATATCCTCGGACGGCTTCCGCTTCGGGTACCAGTACAAGGCCCCGCTCCCGCACATCCGCCGCCTCTTCGCCAATGGCACCTCCGCCGCCGAGGGCCTGATCCCCGTCTTCCCCACGCTCACCTTCCCCAACCACTACTCCATCGTCACCGGTCTCTACCCCTCCTCCCACGGCATCATCAACAACTACTTCCCCGACCCCATCTCGGGGGACTACTTCAACATGCAAAACCACGATCCCAAGTTCTGGCTCGGGGAGCCGCTCTGGGCCACCGCTGCCAACCAGGGGGTCCTGGCCGCCACATTCTTCTGGCCGGGTTCGGAGGTTACGAAGGGTTCCTGGAACTGCCCCAAGAAGTACTGCCAACACTACAATGGCTCGGTGCCGTTTGAGGAGAGGGTCGACACCATCCTTGGCTATTTCGATCTCCCGTCTGACCAAATGCCACAGTTCCTGACGCTGTACTTTGAGGATCCTGATCACCAGGGGCACCAGGTGGGTCCTGATGATCCGGCAATCACTGATGCGGTTGTACATATCGACGAGATGCTGGGGAGGCTCATTGCTGGTTTGGAGGCTAGGGGAGTGTTTGAGGATGTGAACATTATATTGCTAGGTGATCACGGTATGGTTCGGACCTGCGACACGAAGCTTGTGTTTCTCGAAGAGTTGGCTCCATGGATCAAGTTGAAGTCAGATTGGGTTCTGTCAGTGACGCCATTGCTGGCAATCAGGCCGCCAGATGGTGTGGCGCCAGCTGAGGTTGTGGCCAAGATGAATGAGGGACTTGGATCTGGGAAGGTGGAGAATGGGAAATATTTGAAGATGTACTTAAAAGAACAGCTGCCTACTCGCCTACATTACTCAGAGAGTTACAGGATCCCACCAATCATCGGGCTGGTGGAGGAAGGGTATAAGATCGAGATGAAACGCTCCAAGAAAAATGAGTGTGGAGGGGCACATGGGTACGACAATGCCTTCTTCTCAATGAGGACCATATTTGCTGCACATGGACCTCGTTTTCAGGGTGGTAGAACTGTGCCCTCATTTGAGAATG